A single genomic interval of Neisseria leonii harbors:
- a CDS encoding M61 family metallopeptidase, with amino-acid sequence MMHYILTPHPHSHTWHIRLTLNQTENVPLKLSLANWVPGSYMIRDFSRHIIRIGAQCNGRPAELLQTAKNRWQSEAAAGEWQIDYTVYAHDLSVRASFLNQERGFFDGACLLLSAEGREHGPHRLEFSGLPDHWQIATTLPAPAENGGNVPSFGTEQPLRTVFQAASYAEIIDHPVEMGHIEYLDFTACGIPHRIALSGDYPDFDRERLRFDVQKICEAELKMFDSPAPFKHYLFLLYLGDHIYGGLEHLDSTALHADRLSLPRIGLNAPDDAYIQLLGLIAHEYFHAWNVKSIKPAAFMPYRLDEESHTEQLWAFEGITSYYDDLMLVRSGVISQTDYLNLLAKNLTRVQQGGGRLQQTLAESSFAAWHKYYKQDENSPNAIVSYYQKGALAALCLDLFIRERSGGRQSLDDVMRTLYRDYLADGKGIEERAWQRRCQEITGLDLTAFFQTALYSTDDLPLENCLSAAGIALQWHALPRSHGGGLCSQWPEPQPATDFGARYTQTGNGITLSHIANGSSAETAGLSPGDTVIAADGYACTDFAAIWQNVRPGHRLTLHYFRQGVLKQTVLTALPAAADTALLRIENESKLHAWLHTV; translated from the coding sequence ATGATGCATTACATTCTGACTCCCCACCCTCACAGCCACACTTGGCATATCCGCCTGACCCTGAACCAAACCGAAAACGTGCCGCTGAAACTCTCGCTGGCCAACTGGGTACCCGGCAGCTATATGATCCGCGATTTTTCCCGCCACATTATCCGCATCGGCGCACAGTGTAACGGCCGTCCCGCCGAACTGCTTCAAACCGCCAAAAACCGCTGGCAGAGCGAGGCAGCAGCGGGCGAATGGCAGATTGACTACACCGTCTACGCCCACGATTTGTCCGTCCGGGCCTCGTTTCTCAACCAAGAACGCGGCTTTTTCGACGGTGCCTGCCTGCTGCTGAGTGCCGAAGGCCGGGAACACGGGCCGCACCGGCTGGAATTCTCCGGTCTGCCCGACCATTGGCAGATTGCCACCACCCTGCCCGCGCCGGCGGAAAACGGCGGCAATGTTCCGTCATTCGGCACGGAACAACCCCTCCGAACCGTTTTTCAGGCGGCCTCTTATGCCGAAATCATCGACCACCCCGTAGAAATGGGCCATATCGAATATTTGGATTTCACCGCCTGCGGCATTCCCCACCGCATCGCCCTGAGCGGCGACTATCCCGATTTCGACCGCGAACGCCTGCGCTTCGACGTGCAGAAAATCTGCGAAGCCGAGCTGAAAATGTTCGACTCGCCCGCACCGTTCAAACATTATCTGTTCCTGCTCTATCTGGGCGACCATATTTACGGCGGCCTGGAACACCTCGACAGTACCGCCCTGCACGCCGACCGCCTCAGTCTGCCCCGTATCGGCCTGAACGCGCCCGATGATGCCTATATCCAACTGCTCGGCCTGATTGCTCACGAGTATTTCCACGCATGGAATGTCAAATCCATCAAACCGGCCGCATTCATGCCCTACCGGCTCGATGAAGAAAGCCATACCGAACAATTGTGGGCATTTGAAGGCATCACATCTTATTACGACGACCTGATGCTGGTGCGCAGCGGCGTCATCAGCCAAACCGATTATCTCAACCTGTTGGCCAAAAATCTGACCCGTGTGCAGCAGGGCGGAGGGCGTTTGCAGCAAACCTTGGCCGAATCCAGCTTTGCCGCCTGGCACAAATACTACAAACAGGACGAAAACAGCCCCAATGCGATTGTCAGCTACTACCAGAAAGGCGCGCTGGCGGCCTTGTGCCTCGACCTGTTCATCCGCGAACGCAGCGGCGGCCGTCAAAGTCTCGACGACGTGATGCGCACGCTCTACCGCGACTACCTGGCCGACGGTAAAGGCATTGAAGAACGGGCGTGGCAACGCCGCTGTCAGGAAATCACCGGTTTGGATTTAACCGCCTTTTTTCAGACGGCCTTATATTCCACCGACGACCTGCCGCTGGAAAACTGCCTGTCCGCTGCCGGTATCGCTCTGCAATGGCACGCCCTGCCGCGCAGCCACGGCGGCGGCTTGTGCAGCCAATGGCCCGAGCCGCAGCCCGCAACCGATTTCGGCGCGCGCTACACACAAACCGGCAACGGCATCACGCTCAGCCACATTGCCAACGGCAGCAGCGCGGAAACGGCCGGTTTGAGTCCGGGCGATACCGTTATCGCCGCCGACGGCTACGCCTGTACCGACTTTGCCGCCATCTGGCAGAACGTCCGCCCAGGCCACCGCCTGACGCTGCACTATTTCCGCCAAGGCGTATTGAAACAGACCGTCCTCACCGCCCTGCCCGCTGCCGCCGACACCGCGCTTTTGCGCATCGAAAACGAAAGCAAACTGCACGCATGGCTGCACACCGTCTAA
- the ccoN gene encoding cytochrome-c oxidase, cbb3-type subunit I, producing the protein METQTYNYKVVRQFAIMTVVWGIVGMLVGVIVAAQLFLPALNLSEIGPWFHFGRLRPLHTNAVIFAFGGCGLFATSYYVVQRTCNVRLFGGNILPAITFWGWQLVIVLAAITLPLGYTQGKEYAELEWPIDILIAVVWVVYAIIFFGTIATRKIKHIYVANWFYGAFILAVALLHIVNSISLPVGAMKSYSAYSGAIDAMVQWWYGHNAVGFFLTAAFLGMMYYFVPKQAGRPVYSYRLSVVHFWALIFTYMWAGPHHLHYTALPDWTQSLGMVLSLILFAPSWGGMINGIMTLSGAWHKLRTDPILKFLVVSLSFYGMSTFEGPMMSIKTVNALSHYTDWTVGHVHAGALGWVGFITIGSIYYLIPRLFGKKEMYSIKLIEAHFWIATIGVVLYIASMWISGVMQGLMWGALNEDGTLTYSFVESVKQSMPFYAIRFAGGLLYLSGMILMAYNVYRTVIGGKPVDAEIPAVAHTQH; encoded by the coding sequence ATGGAAACGCAAACTTATAACTACAAAGTGGTGCGCCAGTTCGCCATCATGACCGTAGTTTGGGGGATTGTGGGTATGCTGGTCGGCGTGATTGTTGCCGCCCAGCTCTTTTTGCCCGCACTCAACCTGTCGGAAATCGGCCCGTGGTTCCACTTCGGCCGTCTGCGTCCGCTGCATACCAATGCGGTGATTTTCGCATTCGGCGGCTGCGGTCTGTTCGCCACTTCCTATTATGTCGTCCAGCGTACCTGTAACGTGCGCCTGTTCGGCGGCAATATCCTGCCGGCCATTACCTTCTGGGGTTGGCAGCTGGTTATTGTGCTGGCTGCCATCACACTGCCGCTGGGTTACACTCAGGGTAAAGAATACGCCGAGTTGGAGTGGCCGATCGATATTCTGATTGCTGTGGTTTGGGTGGTGTATGCCATTATCTTCTTCGGCACGATTGCCACGCGCAAAATCAAGCATATTTATGTGGCCAACTGGTTTTACGGTGCTTTCATTCTGGCGGTGGCACTGCTGCACATCGTCAATAGCATTTCGCTGCCTGTCGGTGCCATGAAATCTTATTCCGCCTATTCGGGTGCCATCGATGCGATGGTGCAGTGGTGGTATGGGCATAATGCCGTGGGCTTTTTCCTGACGGCCGCCTTCCTGGGTATGATGTATTACTTTGTGCCGAAACAGGCCGGTCGTCCGGTGTATTCGTACCGTCTTTCCGTCGTGCACTTCTGGGCACTGATTTTCACCTATATGTGGGCGGGTCCGCACCATCTGCATTACACCGCTCTGCCCGACTGGACGCAGTCGCTCGGCATGGTCTTGTCGCTGATTCTGTTTGCACCGTCTTGGGGCGGTATGATTAACGGCATCATGACGCTTTCCGGTGCATGGCACAAACTGCGTACCGATCCGATTCTCAAATTCCTGGTGGTTTCTCTGTCGTTCTACGGCATGTCCACGTTTGAAGGCCCGATGATGTCCATCAAAACGGTCAATGCCCTGAGCCACTATACTGATTGGACAGTCGGCCACGTACATGCCGGCGCATTGGGCTGGGTCGGCTTCATCACTATCGGTTCTATCTATTACCTGATTCCGCGCCTGTTCGGTAAAAAAGAAATGTACAGCATCAAGCTGATTGAAGCGCATTTCTGGATTGCGACCATCGGTGTCGTACTCTATATCGCTTCCATGTGGATTTCCGGTGTGATGCAGGGCTTGATGTGGGGTGCATTGAATGAAGACGGTACGCTGACTTACTCTTTTGTCGAGTCTGTCAAACAAAGTATGCCTTTCTATGCCATCCGTTTTGCAGGCGGCCTGCTGTACCTGAGCGGTATGATTCTGATGGCTTACAATGTGTACCGTACCGTTATCGGCGGTAAGCCTGTGGATGCGGAGATTCCGGCTGTCGCCCACACCCAGCATTAA
- the rng gene encoding ribonuclease G yields the protein MLPSIPLPKDIVRPPETVLVNITPQETRVAVLEANKICELHIERNSGQGLVGNIYLGVVRRVLPGMQSAFIDIGLERAAFLHIVDVLEQRQNPDAAQRIEHMLFEGQTVLVQVIKDPINSKGARLSTQISLAGRFLVHLPQDRHIGVSQRIEDEEERNSLRERLNNLLPPEAGRGYIIRTSAETATDAELQADIDYLTKVWADIQHQAKTRPPETLLYQDLPLALRVLRDMFSGNTREILVDSTENFHKMQAFATQYVQGAVNRLSLFQGERPLFETHNVEAEINRALQPRVNLNFGSYLIIEATEAMTTIDVNTGGFVGARNFDETVFKTNLEACHAIARELRLRNLGGIIIIDFIDMASDAHRETVLQELAKALGFDRTRVTLNGFTSLGLVELTRKRTRENLSHALCEACPTCQGRGRLKTPQTVCYEIQREIVRESRRFDVKQFRILASPEVIDLFLDEESQSLAMLIDFIGKPISLAVENSYTQEQYDVVLL from the coding sequence ATGCTGCCCAGCATTCCCTTACCCAAAGACATCGTCCGCCCTCCCGAAACCGTTCTGGTCAATATCACGCCTCAGGAAACCCGCGTTGCCGTTTTAGAAGCCAATAAAATCTGCGAACTGCACATCGAGCGCAACAGCGGGCAGGGATTGGTCGGCAATATTTATCTGGGCGTGGTCCGGCGCGTGCTGCCCGGAATGCAGAGTGCGTTTATCGACATCGGCTTGGAACGCGCCGCTTTCCTGCACATTGTCGATGTGCTGGAACAGCGGCAAAACCCCGATGCCGCCCAACGCATCGAACATATGCTGTTTGAAGGGCAGACGGTTTTGGTGCAAGTCATCAAGGATCCCATCAACTCCAAAGGCGCGCGCCTTTCCACCCAGATTTCACTGGCCGGCCGCTTCCTGGTCCACCTGCCGCAAGACCGGCACATCGGTGTTTCCCAGCGCATCGAAGACGAAGAAGAGCGCAACAGCCTGCGCGAACGCCTGAACAACCTGCTGCCGCCCGAAGCCGGACGCGGCTATATTATCCGTACCAGCGCAGAAACCGCTACCGATGCCGAGCTGCAAGCCGACATCGACTATCTCACCAAAGTCTGGGCCGACATCCAACATCAGGCCAAAACCCGCCCGCCCGAAACCCTGCTCTACCAAGACCTGCCGCTGGCTTTGCGCGTCCTGCGCGATATGTTCAGTGGAAACACGCGCGAAATTCTGGTCGATTCCACCGAAAACTTCCATAAAATGCAGGCCTTCGCCACACAATATGTCCAAGGTGCCGTCAACCGGCTGAGCCTGTTCCAAGGCGAACGCCCGCTGTTTGAAACCCACAACGTCGAAGCCGAAATCAACCGCGCCCTCCAACCGCGCGTCAATCTCAACTTCGGCAGCTACCTGATTATCGAAGCCACCGAAGCCATGACCACCATCGATGTCAATACCGGCGGCTTCGTCGGCGCGCGCAACTTCGACGAAACCGTCTTCAAAACCAATCTGGAAGCCTGCCACGCCATTGCCCGCGAACTGCGCCTGCGCAATCTGGGCGGCATCATCATCATCGACTTTATCGACATGGCTTCCGATGCCCACCGCGAAACCGTTTTACAGGAACTGGCCAAAGCCTTGGGATTCGACCGCACCCGCGTTACGCTCAACGGTTTTACCAGTCTCGGACTGGTCGAACTGACCCGCAAGCGCACCCGGGAAAACCTCAGCCATGCCCTGTGCGAAGCCTGTCCGACCTGTCAGGGCAGAGGCCGTCTGAAAACCCCGCAGACCGTCTGCTATGAAATCCAGCGCGAAATCGTACGCGAAAGCCGCCGTTTCGATGTCAAACAATTCCGCATCCTGGCCTCGCCCGAAGTCATCGACCTGTTTCTCGACGAAGAATCACAATCACTGGCCATGCTGATCGACTTTATCGGCAAACCGATTTCCCTGGCCGTCGAAAACAGCTACACGCAGGAACAATACGACGTTGTATTACTGTAA
- a CDS encoding TIGR01244 family sulfur transferase, with protein MPVYRLSDALYTAPQLDAETVRTAADLGIRSVVCHRPDGEEPDQPSFADIQRLLAAHGIIHSRHQPTAAPHISAADAAAFQALLDELPAPTLAYCRTGTRSSLLWAMTEAAKGRPAEALTAHIAAQSGLNLQPFADRITAVQKG; from the coding sequence ATGCCTGTTTACCGTTTAAGCGACGCCCTCTATACCGCACCCCAATTAGATGCCGAAACCGTCCGCACCGCGGCAGATTTGGGTATCCGCAGCGTTGTCTGCCACCGCCCCGACGGCGAAGAACCCGACCAGCCCTCTTTTGCCGACATACAGCGGCTGCTCGCCGCACACGGCATTATCCACAGCCGCCACCAGCCCACCGCCGCTCCGCACATCAGCGCAGCCGATGCCGCCGCGTTCCAAGCCCTGCTTGACGAACTGCCCGCCCCGACGCTGGCCTACTGCCGCACCGGCACCCGCTCTTCTTTACTGTGGGCGATGACCGAAGCGGCCAAAGGCCGCCCTGCCGAAGCACTGACAGCACATATTGCCGCGCAGAGCGGCTTGAACTTGCAGCCGTTCGCCGACCGCATAACCGCCGTACAGAAAGGGTAA
- the ccoO gene encoding cytochrome-c oxidase, cbb3-type subunit II: MKLQKLAEEKVGFLIVATLLVISVGLLIEIVPLFFSPTVTKPIEGVKPYSALQVAGRDVYIREGCYNCHSQMIRPFRAETERYGHYSVAGESVYDRPFQWGSKRTGPDLARVGGRYSDEWHRIHLLNPRDVVPESNMPAFPWLARNKVNPDTVIRNMKGLQTLGAPYTEEDYAKAPEELKDKSELDAVVAYLQGLGLALKNVR; this comes from the coding sequence ATGAAATTGCAAAAATTAGCTGAGGAAAAAGTCGGCTTCCTGATTGTGGCCACTCTCTTGGTCATCAGTGTGGGTCTGCTGATTGAAATTGTGCCGCTGTTTTTCTCGCCGACGGTAACCAAACCGATCGAGGGAGTGAAGCCGTATTCTGCTCTGCAAGTGGCAGGACGCGATGTCTATATCCGCGAAGGCTGCTACAACTGCCACTCTCAGATGATCCGCCCGTTCCGTGCGGAAACCGAGCGTTACGGCCATTATTCGGTAGCGGGCGAATCGGTTTATGACCGTCCGTTCCAATGGGGTTCCAAACGGACCGGCCCGGATCTGGCCCGTGTCGGCGGCCGCTATTCGGACGAATGGCACCGTATCCACCTGCTGAATCCGCGCGATGTCGTTCCCGAATCCAATATGCCTGCCTTCCCTTGGCTGGCACGCAATAAAGTCAATCCCGATACCGTTATCCGTAACATGAAGGGTTTGCAGACTCTGGGTGCGCCTTACACCGAAGAAGACTACGCCAAAGCCCCCGAAGAGCTGAAAGACAAATCCGAGCTGGATGCCGTTGTGGCTTATCTGCAAGGCTTGGGTCTGGCACTGAAAAACGTAAGGTAA
- the cysE gene encoding serine O-acetyltransferase encodes MNHGNETVWQTIRNETQQAAAEEPALASFLHMTVLRHNALLRVLAFHLSSKLANPTMDARTLYELFLGALQNHPEIENAVVADIRACYERDPACDQYSLPLLYFKGFHAIQAHRINHCLWQQGRKTLAYFLQNRASEVFGVDIHPAARFGSGIMFDHGTGIVIGETAVLGNDISILHGVTLGGSGKESGDRHPKIGDGVMIGANASVLGNIRVGSCAKIGAGSVVVADVPANTTVVGVPARAVGNKRLTRPAEEMDQNFYI; translated from the coding sequence ATGAATCACGGCAACGAAACCGTTTGGCAGACCATCCGCAATGAAACCCAACAGGCCGCCGCCGAAGAGCCTGCACTGGCCAGCTTCCTGCACATGACCGTATTGCGCCACAACGCACTGCTGCGCGTACTGGCCTTCCACCTGTCCAGTAAATTGGCCAACCCCACTATGGACGCGCGCACCCTCTACGAACTCTTTCTCGGCGCGCTGCAAAACCACCCCGAAATCGAAAATGCCGTTGTCGCCGACATCCGCGCCTGCTACGAGCGCGACCCCGCCTGCGACCAATACAGCCTGCCCCTGCTCTATTTCAAAGGCTTCCATGCCATTCAGGCACACCGCATCAACCACTGCCTGTGGCAGCAGGGGCGGAAAACTTTGGCCTATTTTCTGCAAAACCGCGCATCCGAAGTGTTCGGCGTCGATATCCACCCCGCCGCCCGCTTCGGCAGCGGCATCATGTTCGACCACGGCACCGGCATCGTCATCGGCGAAACCGCCGTATTGGGCAACGATATTTCCATTCTGCACGGCGTTACCCTCGGCGGTTCGGGCAAAGAGTCTGGTGACCGCCACCCCAAAATCGGCGACGGCGTGATGATTGGTGCCAATGCCTCCGTGTTGGGCAATATCCGCGTCGGCAGCTGCGCCAAAATCGGCGCGGGCAGCGTCGTTGTTGCCGATGTCCCGGCCAATACCACCGTCGTCGGCGTACCCGCCCGCGCCGTAGGCAACAAACGCCTTACCCGACCTGCCGAAGAAATGGATCAAAACTTCTACATCTGA